GACAGCAGTAGGAAAGGGTTTAAAAGCCCACTGTGGAGAGAAGAGATGTTAAAAAATGGATTTGTTTACACACATACGCTACAATATTAATGTCTTATCTTATTATGACCAGAGCAGTACATTTCCTGCATTCAAGATGTATACCACCACAGGAAAATCCATAGTCAGATACAAAGTCAGAAACACTGTTCGATATCATCCAGAGATCATCTGAGATTTTCAGAGCAGCCCCAGGAGTTCAACTTTAGTCATTAGTGATTTcctatatttcccaaaatgaccTTGAGCAACCCAAAGAGAACAAGTGTGAAGCTGTTGCAGCTGTGATCTATACATATATTTAAGAAAAGAAATCAGCTTTCCCaaagtgagaaaacacacagtgcTGCTGCAGTGTAGTACGGCCTATCACAGTTTTAAAATCACAGGAATGATGTTCTGATTGTAACATGATGCATGACTACTGGTTCTTATTTTTCAATGCctaaatgaaaattaatcaagcaaagaagaaagaaagaaagtgaaatacGATACACATCGATATCTGATATCTGAGCCTTTTTATGTATGCATTTACTGTGTCATAAATAATGGAGAAACATATGTTTAATGATaattatttggtgtttttaaaatcaaactgcaATCAATATACCAAGTATACTGTAGGTGTCCAGTACGTCTTCTAATATTTAGCCTACATACGGCGCTCTTCACATGAAACTCATTTTCAGTGCAGGAGAGAAATCTCTCTAAGAACAAAAGTAGCTTTCATAACTGCGGTAGATTCAACTTGAGTTCAGTCACTATTGaagtttcctgtttttaattagAGGAAGGTCagaaacaaacatcattttgtgttatttatttaagagatatactgtattcttttctttcttatccatttaattatcttgtgacccttcaGACTGATCCTGTGACCCCTTGACTGCCAAGTAGAGTCTTTGGTGACGTGATGACAACTGACCCAACGTGATTCACTGATGGAGACTGTGAGATGctgctgaaagctctggaaaaaaaactatagGCAAACATTGTGTTAATATAATTTTGTAAAAGTCTAGAAAAGGACTGTGAGTAACTGAGACCACAATTTGCTGTTAATCATTTAGATGGAAGAAAAAGTGTTGATGCATGTCTGCACTTTCTGTAGCAATAACACTCAAccggatttttaaaaaaaggaatataatGATCTCTTTATTTTAACAATTGAAACAGTTTTGGGTGGATTCTCCCTTTAACTGATTCTGCTCAGTGTCTTATtgatgttaatttatttatgttgctGTCTACAGGACATACAGTCTCTATAggttacatttgtttttgtagtaACCATATCTAAAGACTACTTAGCAGCCCAGCCTGCCCTTCAGAATCAGGATGAACAAGGCATTTATGAGATGATGTTTTCCAAGAGCAGACTTATGGCTCAGAACAAAGAaccacataaaaaatacatttcagataTAGAAATAAAGTTCAGGCTCAACAGCTCAGAAATGTGCTTTATCTGTCTCGGCCACCctgtattttactgttgcaGCAGACGCTGCAGGCTGCGAATTGACACCGATAACCTCACAAATTAGATTTGGCTCTGTGGCTTTGAGCTGTGCCATATCTATTTGAGACTACAACTCTGGACTGAAACTTCCAAGGCTGATGTAGAAGAAATATGTTTGAAATTGAACAGCATTGGACCttacctggaaaaaaaagaggatttacTGTAACACTCAGAAAGGTCAGAGCTTAAATCCTACATTTGGAAAAGTTATTTCACAACCATCCAGTTCACTATTTGAAGCTCATCGATTGCACCTGATATATACTAGCGACAATGCCTTGTTTTGTTAGTAGCTAATTTAATAGGCCATCAATCTTGCTATGTGTAGTGGCAGCTGAATATACCCAAAGTAATTTACCTCACCTTGAAACTCCTTGACTCAAATATATTCCAAGTTTCTCTTGCCAGCCATTGTATTCTTTCCttgatttgttttcctctcttaCTCCGTTCCTCCTtcacttttttcctttaaatccTGTGAAGTTGTTATTTTACCAACACCTTTCACTGGCTCTTCACCCCTCTCTTTGTGATATGTTCAACTTGCACTCTGTGGTCTACCCGGGAGATTACAGATAGCTGTAGGTGTGGCAGTCCTGTAATTCAGGGGCAGAGgttgtgcctgtgtgtgtgtgtgtgtgggccttAAAAACTCCAGCTCAACAGTAGCAATCTTATTACTTAaagagaagaagggagggaggaaggatgAAGAAACAGGACAAATTGGATTGCAGAGGGAGGGCTGACATGTAGGTCAAGTggtgaaaagaaacaaagaaagaaacaaagagcgATTTTATTTCAGCATCAAGCGAGGCCTCCTAACCTGCCTCGACGTCCCAATCATGGCCAATAGGTGCTAGTTGGAGTCTTACtaattactgtcatttatttacCCCTCAGAGCATAATAATGATTCTTTTGCATCCTGTCATCAAGGTGATTTGACAGCCAGGATACGGAGCGTTGAGGAAATGAACTGAGAAAGTCGATAGTTTGAGTCGAGCCTGGTGCTAGTAAACCCCAGCAGGTGCTACTGTAGAAAAGTGGCTATTGATCTGCGGTGGCTCTTGCAGAAAATACCTGGCTTAATCTCAGAGAGAGGGGTGAGGTAAATATagaggtggggtgggggggagagagagagatctaaAAGGATTAGTCTGAGTCACACAGACGTGTGCGACGGCACGTGGatgcacacgcgcacacacacaaacacgcaggGCTTCCTCTGgtataataaacataaacatactgtgcacacatgtgcaaacacacagagacacacaccaAAGCTTTTTATCCCGTCAGTCCTCGGGGACATGCAACAGAACGGTGAAGATTTCTGCACAAAGTTATTGTAGTCACAGCCTGCTCTCATGCTGcacgtccacacacacatacagtcagtTTCTCCCCAAGTAGTTGCAGGATATACTCTAATTTTAATCTTATTCAATGACAAACTACTGGAGAAAATGTTTGATGCAAATATCGTAGCATGGTCATGCATCATAGATAAATGGTGAAGAGATCATCAGTGtaaacagtgaagcaggaggagTGATGGCAGCCTGCTGCAGCCCAAACTGACCATTATGTACGAGCAGGGCAGGCAAACACCAGCAGGCCCTAATTAAAAGGAATGTTTCCACTGGCTTGTGGGACGCTGATTTCTtatgctgaaaaaaataacTGCTGTGTGCCAAAAAAAGGAGgcaattttgatatttttgccaCTGTAGCTCTGGATAAAAATGAACTCAAAATCTGTACAGTGTTATTCCAACCATATACTTTCAAGTAAGCTTTGAGGTGCTGTCCCTCGTGTGTCTCCTTTTAGCTCGATCTATGTTCAATATAAAACACCACAACCAAACAAGCCTTTCATtataaagatttttatttttatctttggtaaaaaaaaaaaaaaagagagataattTGTAAACTTAGAAGagagacaaaacatgaaaagttactAAAAAtctatattcattttttttaaccgatgttcaaacaaaatgcaacaaaagttTGGGTTAAAACTGCAACATGTGGAGAGAGGAAACTACACTAAACCAATGTACTGCTGCTGTCAAAGTGTGCAATTTTTTCATAACAAATGAAAGACGCTGATACATTCATGAGTGAAAAACATAAGTAAGGTTATTAAGTAAGAACCATATACaacatataataaataacacacTGGCTACTTGGAGCGAACCTAAACAGCAAAGAAGCTGAGAGTCATTAGAGGAGAAGAGGATAGAGTAGTGGCTCCCAAACTGAGGATCGGGACCCCCACGAGGGGTCgcaagataaatctgaagggtcaAAAGATGATTGACAGAAGAGAAAAATCttctaaacatttttttctttgcttttgttCTTGTAAATTACAGGATAATTTTACAGAAATCACTCTTTGGTAGAACTCATCACAGCCAGTAGACACATGCAACAGTCTTTCTTTTAAAGACATAATATGTAGCATTAAAATctctaaaaacaactaaacctatgttatatattttgtttaattgtgtacttacattatcccaaatgtttccaacaatgttcaaacccagagaaatcttAAATTTTAATCAAGATAACGActtgtttcatttggtcgcctgtcaacGGCGTCATATCCGCTTTAACCCCATCTATCTGCTATAACTTCAAGGGAAACACGGGAAAGACCAGATGATGAGTCAGAGAGTGAGGAAGGAACTCGACGAACTAGCCAGCTAGCCACTCTATTGTTTACGTTTGTTTGTATAGCTCACTCATGACGGAACATGATTATTCACTGCTGTTTGCTGTGCGTCCTGTCGCCGAAGCCGTCCCCGTAAAACGCAAACGTACTGGTGAACCAAACGACCCGAAgagttcttcttctgtctgagTCACGCAAGATTGATTTTCAATTGACAAtggtggttgtttaacaatgaagacaacaactctcatgatcccacgctacttgacaatgtcatcaaactacgtcttttgttattattttgattgGGAGACCCCCTCgcggcagaaattacatattgtgtgtttaaggggtcacaagGCAAAAAGGTTGTGAAATACTGAGACAGAGTATAACAAAGAATAACAAAGGCAACATTTTAGTACTTTTTGAGCTTTTTGTAATTCAGAGGATCCCATTTTTCACTCAAAACATATTGCAGCTTTaacatgtgacattttattgatgTGAACACCAGCAGCTTCTTTTTTGTTTGGTAAATGCACTCAATAGAAAATGTATATGTGATGTAGTAGGGGGGAGGAGTCTGGGCAAATTTAGAAGAAAAATGGAACTAATAACGGACCAGGCTGTGGTCAAGGGATGAGCGTTGGATGCAATAAATAAAACGAAAGCTGCTAGCTGACTCTTCAAGAGTTAACTCGACATCTAACCTCGTCTCTTAGGAGAAAGGTCaaataacagagagagaaatgtttgagAAATAGCACTTCATATGTCCAACTACTCTGCCTGTCCTCCCTCTTCCCCTGCATGCTGTTATTATACTCCTTCCCTCTTATCCATTTCCCCCAATATCACAGCTttgttctctctccctcctcctcatgtCCTCTCTTCTTCATCACAGCTCTTCCCGTGCGCTCCAGTTCTCCAGTTCAGACTGCAGTACGTCAGAGTTCTTGGCCTCAAAGCTCAGCTTCTCCTGCTCCTGAGTTTTCCTCGACTTGGCTCGGTCCCAGTCAGTTCTCACCGTCTCGTTGTCCCAGACTACGGATGTCTCAGTGTCACTGATGTAGCCCGTGTCTCCTGTGTAATGGGTTGGATACACCAGAAGCGGCTCGGCGGAGAACGCATGCAGGTCCCGATGCTCAAAGTGGTCCATGTACTCTGAACTGATAAGTGAGAGGAACAGATTAACAAAGACGCCACAGGAGAGGAatcaaaaagaggaaatagatGAGAAGAACAGAAAGAAGATGAAAGGAGCGGAAGGGTTATACTCACATCGGATGTTTATCATACATGACAGGAAGGAACTCATCGACAGGAAGCATCTTGGTCAGAGGCTCGGCCCTGAGGAGCTTCTGTGCTCCTTGTAATGACAACATGTAGCCTAACGTCCAGTAGGAGTAGTCAGCCTCTACCAGGTTGTGGATGTTTGGTACAGACTTCTCTGGATGGTCCACCTGCATTCGCTTCCGCCCGATATAACTGTTAAAAGTTAGGAGAGACAATAAATACTACAGATAGAAAACTTCCCAAGGGAAaagtcacaccagcatttataTGAGTGAAATTCTGGACTGAAATCAGTTCACTTCAACTTAACTACACTCAAATGACGATTGCTGTGCACTGTGCTGTGCCAGTATCTCCATATATGATGGACTTTGTCATGCATGTGgtctttcctttcatttttatgtaCAACTTATATAACTATTGACTTgaagctggagtgtgggactcTTGTCTCCCTTTTCTGGCAGTGAgagaaattacaaaaacactgtcagcaCGTGCTCACGTCATTGGCTCCGCCATAGCCTACTCCGTagctactgttgcagctgttaaACAGCAGGTTGAACACAGCTGCTCATCTTCTGTACTAATGATTAAACAGGCCTCCCTGTTAAATCCATCCATGTGCATCCAAGCCTTGGAAGTGCACAAACTTGCATCGTCCGTGCGTTTTACTTTGAATACTCCAATGCCAGGAATAGCTCCTTCCACTTTGCTATTATATGACAGTTCCTCTTTGGGTGAAATGCTGTGAATGTGAAAAAGCTGGAGCACAGAGCTTAGTAGTGGGATGCTAAGATGCATTATTCCCTCAAGTGTTTTCAGTATCTGATCAGGGGTGTCTGAGATATCATGTGTGACAGATGGACGGATTTCATTGTGGGAGGACAATAATCCTTTCTGTTTACTACGCTGTGTTTTCATTCTGTTCACTGAAGCAGCACTCACATGAGATCCCAGTCCAGCTTGTGTTTCGTCACCTCCTGCAGCAGTGCCTGAAGACGTCGTCTGAAGAACACCTCAAAGCGGAGGTCGTCCTCTATAACCAGGGAAGTGTGCAGACCACGATCTACtatctacacatacacacatgtagaACTTTTTCATTCCCTGTTGCATTAACTTGTAAGATGTGGTTAAACATATGTAATCTTGGTGGAATTTTTAATCTGAAATATAAAACAGCTACAGTTTGAAATACTGTGATGCAAAACGGAAACAAATGGAAActcttatatacagtatgagtaCATTTTCTCAGATAATTTCCATTTGATAAAACTTAACTGTCTATACAGTAAAATCAAGCCATCCACAGATTTCTCATGGCACAACAGCAAGTTATTTCACACAAGGCTGGTATATTTATTggaacataaataaaacaaagtcattacTCCCACCAAGCTGCCTTTCCTCACACAGACTGAgttactgtgtttttcagtAGTAAATGTTATCTACCGGCAGACCCAGAGGCCTGAGGCCTGATCGAGCTCCTCACCTCCTTCCAGATGTTGtaatgagagaggaaacaaCCCAGTTCACCCTTAGTGAGAGGTCGACCATGATAAGGGTCTTTGTAACCCGGTAGCATCTTAATCCCCATGGACTCTATGTCAGTCTTGTTCAGAGCTCTGAGGGTGAGAGAggggataaaaaaaagagattaccgatgtaaacaataaatatgtgGGTGTAATAATGGGATGAATACACAACTTGTGCACAAAAACATACAGGCCATGCTGGTGCCTTTTTACTCATTctcactgttttaaaaaaagataatcaATTATGTAAAACATGTCACAGTAACGATAACATTCCCTACTGTACATAGAGATTAGAGTTTCCTCACAAACAAGCTAAAATTATGTGGTTCAGGGAGTCTTTAAATGACAGCATGCACCCTGCGACTTTTCACCTGGTTGTTAGTATCAGCCCTGCCTACACTGCGTGTTGCAGTTGCACAAATGAGGAAGACACAGGCAGTGGGGGAGGAAGACGATTAGAAACGTACTTGCCATCCACAGCGGCAACAACCTTACAGCTGATCTCCTGCTCGTACAGTGTCCTTAACATTCGCTCACGACGGTCAGCTCTCCGAACCAGATTTATCATAAACACCTGGgtgcacacaaatgcaaaacCTCAAACACATGCTTAGgctgctgcgtgtgtgtgtgtgtgtgtgtgtgtgtgtgtgtgtgtgtgtgtgtgtgtgtgagagagagagagtgtgtgtgtgtgagagactgtTTGTACCTCATCAAAGCCCATCTTGTTGGGCTGCTTGGGAGGAAGAGACAGGAAGCTGGAGGGCTCCAACGGAGgatttttcactttcaaagaAAAATGGTGGAGGGTTACAAAGAGAATTTGTAATGTGTTACAACAGGGGTTCCCAAAACGTGGCCCAGGGATCCTCATGAGCTTCCCAGTGAGCTCCAAAAATGAGTCACAGTTTCACTGTTGCTTTAATTTTACAGAGTAGAATTTAGCAAAATGACAGTAaggatattttattattattaaacattttgtgGGTTTCACAACATATAATGTGACTAAGTTATGTTTATCAAAAGACTCTTTCAACCATAAATCTGATAACATGAAATCTACACAACTAATCTGCTATATTTCTTTGCACACACATTTCCTGTTGTATGCATCATTTGTAGTTTTCAATGCTTATCTGCCAACCtcttaaatggaaaaaatagcAGTCTAATTAAGTAAGTTCTTTTACCAGAGGGATATGTTGTATTTCTATGTAGAAGCTTGTAACTCTAAAACTCATAACTTTATAGCTTTAGGCTACTTTCAAAGAACCAAAAAACTTTCATTGCAATGAGATATGATGAGGTCTAATCACACTTAGTGTCTATTTAGGTGCTCAATCATAAGTAAACTCACCCTTTTCCTAAAACTGTAGAACATAATCAAATAATTCAAATCTATCTGAGCTCTGTTTGACCTCTGGACTCACCCATGATCTCAAGCTGAGTGTGCAAGAAGCTATCTGCTTCATCCTGCAAAGTAGCGTGGGAGCGCATAGGAGCTGGGAAATATCCATAAGATTCTTTGTTGCACACATACATCTGCACATCTGAGAATGATGAAGGAGAGACAAAACAATGCTTACACATTGAACCAGAGAGAGAATTCACCAGCCCTCTTCATAACAAGTCAACCTGTGCTGCATTTGTCCCACCTGCCATGCGAGCTGAGTAGGCAAAGACAATGACATCATCCAGGGCCCagctgtactctgtgtgtgGCGGATAAAAAGCCAGCTGACGAGAGGCTTCTTTCCGTAGGTCCAACAGGTAGGTAGAGTGGACCATTGGTACAGCAAAACAGCCACGACGCTCCTGCTTACGGATGGGCATGTAGGCTGGTGTTCGCTTGTAGTAACCCTGCAGGGAgtgcacacaaacatttcatagTTATGCAAAATTTTCATCCAGCTTGTTGTTTCAACATGAACTATAAAGTTGGGGAGGACTTGATGTCAGGCAATTTGACTTGGCTGTATCCCAAATAGTCTATGAGAAGACTTTACAGGAAGACATATCTGTATATTTTACTACTAAATTACTAATAACATAACTTTGAATGTGAATATCATGAAATTGCAAGTGACTTCCTGAGTAATATcaacaaagaggaaaagacaTTGATAGTCATTGATTATTGCCTTTTGGCTAAAGGCCTATTTACTGTTATATAAGAATATCCTCTGTAAAGAAATCATAGAGGCAGACTcttgtttggagtttgtttattGCATGCTCTTCCTGGACACTACCCTGATTTTAAGAGATGACTAATTGTAGGCATCCTCCATCGACAGAAATAGATCACAGACAGCTACGGTATGAAAGCACGATGTGCAAATATGCAGTGTGTGATACAGCAGCAAATTTGCTTAGTCATGATCATGTCAGCATAACCTTTGTTACAATTTTCTCTTCCACACTGTCTAATAACATGAAAAACCTGAACCATATCTGCAGCACAAATAGAGGCAGTGCCTGGTAAAGCCGGTGGTAACAGAGTGAGAAAGTGGAGCAAATCTATCAAATTAAATAACGCGCCGTGTGGATTATACACTATATAATCTACTGATATTACAAACATTAATCAAAGATAAACATTATTATGTTATATCAGATATTTTAAGTTTCAGATCGCCACTGAGTTTCATCGGCTCTccacacaaaacaaatcatttaatttacaaaTCATATTTACTTGAGTATAGAGCTGCAAATAacaatgattttcttttcttagttgatcagaaaataatgaaatatatcGATCACCATTAGAGGAAATGTTCTTGAGCATTCATTCGAGGATTCACTTACATTTCAAGCAACAACATACTTGTAGCTATGCAATAGTAAGTTTATGGTATTTTTCACAAATAGTATGGTATACTGTAGTATAGAGTGTGACGCTAATGGGGCCAATTAACGGTAAATTGCAAAATCTAATCACCATCAAAATAGAGGccattcttattttctttttcaaaatacCAACTACATTCCTTAAAATCATGCATACATGTGGAAGGCTTAAAAACTTTATATAGTCCCTTTTATTTGTACGTTTTTTCTTAggaagaaaacactgaaaaataagtATCTTTTACCAACTTAACACAAGTTTGAAGGACATGCAAAGTGTACTTAAAGCTACTATACAGTTGCGAGGGGTGAACAACTCAAAACATAACATCTACAGTACCTGTGAAGTCATGCCGCACCAGAAGTTGGAGTACGCAGCTCTGGACTCTAACATTGGAGCTACGATGGTCTTGTTCTCTCTCATCAGTTTCCACAACACATCTGGATTGGTGAGCAGGTTGTCACAGTCAGCCACCTGCAGACAGGAGAAAAGGGCATCATATTGACATgaactatcacacacacactgtagatgcacatacatgcacacaaaatgtCACGGCACTGCCATTCAATGAGTGATTGTAGCCGCTACTACATAATTTAATCATTGAGCACTGTGAGCATAAGCAGCTCCTTCCTATTCCCTCTCATCTCAAAGCTCTGTAATTTTAAACAAGCCTTGCCAACAGACTGCACTCATATTTTCAGCTGAGTGTTCTTTACTCTGGTATGTTTTGAATAACTGCTGCTCCGGGTCCAGAGAAGAACACTCTAGCAATaccaaacaacatttaaaccttctgtatgtgtgtctcacCAGGAACCACATATCTACTCCGACACATGAAGAGCGCTCCTAGAAAACCTGCATATTTCTTCTATCATAATTCTGTATTTGTCCAGATGGTTTTCATACAGCACCCACTGCCAATTTAAAGCTGAGGTCATTCTTAAACTGgccttattttctttatattagCACACAGTCCCACATGTCTCCCGGTGACTGAActgttttatgatatttttgacctctttttcatttcatatcatgaccatgaaaaaaatcatttctgattggctggcaggtgcATGTTAAAAATCGTACATAAGGGGACCTAACACTCAGTCAAAATCAGCAGTTTAACCATCTCTAGATCGGTGCACATGGTATCTtaaactgcaggtaaccatagcaacaacatTTATCCTCCATTGCCAGTAAACGCTCACTGGTTAAAGAAAACCCCTAACCATGAGTTAAACTGAATACAAACAACTGCAATATCATGTTGTGGTGTCTGTACTTCCACTCTCACCATTACTTTACTATACCATCATTACGCATTTGTGcttatttaaatatgtaacaAAGTAACAAAATTGCTAAATACAAATAAAGGCTCAGATATCATAGAGACAGTCTTTGAGAGTGTGCCTCTTTCCTTCTTTACAATCAGTTTTACggaatgaaaacatttaacaaatcTGCATTTGTGAGCAGTCATTAAAAATGTCAGCTTTAGTCATAAGCCATGGAATAAGTCACTTTGCTGCGCAATGACTAAGCTTTGGTTTCTCTTGTACATTTCTCTACAAGCACACATTGGATGGGTGGGTACTTAAAGCGTCTGTGCCATGAAGCAGCCCACTTCACATTTATCTCCTCTCACATCTGACCCTTTTTCAGAGACGGCAAAGAGAGTACATAATAACAAGAGGCTGTGAAGTGGATGATAACATACCAGGAGGTAGTCGGCCCAGATCTCACGGGCGGTGTCCAGCGCTGCCTGACGGAGCTTCATTATGTGTTCATAGCGGAGGCTATTCCAGTGTTTAGGCCCCGTCTCGTCCTCAAAGGCACTGAGACATATGCACAGACAGACCCATTCGATTATGTGCTCATCACACACATGTACACCCACACAAACTTATACACAGTACCTGGATTCATCGTCAGGTCTCCACTCCACATAGTGATAGTCATTCTGCACCTGGATGAGCCAATCTCTCAGGATGGCTGTGGTGTTATCTATGTTGTGATCTGTTGCCACCCTGTGGGAGGATGAAAGAGAAAccgagaaggagaaagaaaaacattgagtAAAGAGCATCTTGATCAGCGGCGTCGACTGTGCAAATGAGGTTACTTTggcttgggggggggggggtagatatatggagtgtgtgtgcggttttatattaaaaatcatTATATTAGGGATGCACCGATCTGATACGATGGAACAGTTTCAATACAGATCTTATTAAAATGTGACTGATCCTCATAAAAACCGTTTCTTGGTCACTGTGGTTGTATAATCCATCTGCACTGGGCCACTGACAGAATTTTGACCCCCATAGCGATCCCTGTGCATGATATTGCCTTGTTTATGAATATCTGCCAGGGCTTATTattctgtcactcaaacagTATTCAGACTTTAGAAgccttgttgttttcttctctgctcCATTAATTTATTGCAATAATATTAGTTACTTAAATCTTCATGTTAccttacacataaaagaatgaaCCCAATCAGTCCCATGCAGTGAGGTATGCAGATTTTAAATTGAGGAGGGACCTGTGACAAATCGGTGCTCGGTATTGGCCAATACCCCGATAGGAATCTGGGCTCTGATTAGAGCTGTGatgattaatcgatcaacagaaaattaattgtcgactattttgataactgaataactgtttaagtcattttttcaggaaaaatgccaaatatttgctggttgcagcttctcaaatgtgagaattttaaGCTAAGATTTGAAGAGATATTGACTCAGAAAATaaccattagttgcagccctatttcaAAGCAAATACCTTGATGTCAGCATTACTGCTGCTTTAGGGACCACTATTAAattcagacaaaactgaagttatcgTGCTtagccctaaacaccttagaaacacattatctaatgatatagctactctggatggcattaccccggcctccagcaccaccgtaaggaatctgggagttatctttgatcaggatatgtccttcaactcccacataaaacaaatttcaaggactgccttttttcacttatgtaatattgcaaaaatcaggcacatcctgtctcaaaaagatgcagaaaaactagtccacacatttgttacttctaggccggattattgcaattccttattacaggctgccctaacaagtctctaaagactctccagccGGTCCAAAATACAGCTGCATCCCTCCtgacaaaaactacaaaaacagaTCATATTTCTTGCAAAATTCAGAACAGAACTTAAAATCcctctcctcacctacaaagcccttaatagtcaagcaccatcatatcttaaagaacttatagtaccctattaccccactagaacactgcacccccagaatgcaggcttactt
The DNA window shown above is from Thunnus maccoyii chromosome 2, fThuMac1.1, whole genome shotgun sequence and carries:
- the LOC121912345 gene encoding procollagen galactosyltransferase 1-like, giving the protein MHRVTSLLPALLFVLLPGLSRGYFPEERWSPESPLLAPRVVIALVCRNSAHSLPLFLGAIERLHYPKDRIALWVATDHNIDNTTAILRDWLIQVQNDYHYVEWRPDDESSAFEDETGPKHWNSLRYEHIMKLRQAALDTAREIWADYLLVADCDNLLTNPDVLWKLMRENKTIVAPMLESRAAYSNFWCGMTSQGYYKRTPAYMPIRKQERRGCFAVPMVHSTYLLDLRKEASRQLAFYPPHTEYSWALDDVIVFAYSARMADVQMYVCNKESYGYFPAPMRSHATLQDEADSFLHTQLEIMVKNPPLEPSSFLSLPPKQPNKMGFDEVFMINLVRRADRRERMLRTLYEQEISCKVVAAVDGKALNKTDIESMGIKMLPGYKDPYHGRPLTKGELGCFLSHYNIWKEIVDRGLHTSLVIEDDLRFEVFFRRRLQALLQEVTKHKLDWDLIYIGRKRMQVDHPEKSVPNIHNLVEADYSYWTLGYMLSLQGAQKLLRAEPLTKMLPVDEFLPVMYDKHPISEYMDHFEHRDLHAFSAEPLLVYPTHYTGDTGYISDTETSVVWDNETVRTDWDRAKSRKTQEQEKLSFEAKNSDVLQSELENWSAREEL